The proteins below come from a single Halobacillus salinarum genomic window:
- a CDS encoding M50 family metallopeptidase, translating to MLEQRHKDKRKEPVMKLQIIIGLIAALLLTQMPIVGKYFAVVNTMIHESGHSLIALITGGEVRQISLFPNTSGVTMTGHSSWISQFFTSIAGYVTSSLFAFLFFYLIMKGQYKWMIYILLGFLFINLIFWVRNFYGIFWIVTFGSAFIYLLRSGKEGLIQFVLVFIACLVLVESVTSAFEIMWISFIAPQQAGDAANLARATRFIPAPLFGAGFFAQSLYFAWMALKRVFG from the coding sequence TGCTTGAACAAAGGCATAAAGACAAAAGAAAGGAACCGGTTATGAAACTACAAATTATTATTGGACTCATTGCCGCTTTGCTTCTGACACAAATGCCAATTGTGGGGAAATATTTTGCGGTTGTAAATACGATGATTCATGAAAGCGGTCATTCACTAATCGCTTTAATTACAGGCGGGGAAGTCAGACAGATTTCTCTTTTCCCGAATACATCAGGGGTGACGATGACCGGCCATTCCTCGTGGATCAGCCAGTTCTTCACAAGCATCGCCGGCTATGTAACTTCTTCTCTGTTTGCATTTTTGTTTTTCTATCTCATTATGAAAGGCCAGTACAAATGGATGATTTATATTTTGCTTGGCTTTCTCTTTATTAATCTAATCTTTTGGGTCCGTAACTTTTACGGGATCTTTTGGATCGTCACCTTTGGATCGGCCTTCATTTATTTACTGAGAAGCGGCAAGGAAGGTCTCATCCAGTTTGTCCTTGTATTTATCGCCTGCCTCGTTTTAGTCGAATCCGTCACGAGTGCTTTTGAGATTATGTGGATTAGCTTCATTGCCCCTCAACAGGCAGGGGATGCGGCTAATTTAGCGCGGGCGACACGATTTATTCCGGCACCGCTCTTTGGAGCCGGCTTTTTTGCCCAGTCGCTGTATTTTGCCTGGATGGCTTTAAAGCGGGTGTTCGGTTAA
- a CDS encoding YjcZ family sporulation protein — MSRGYGAGFALLVVLFILLVIIGASYVGGYGY, encoded by the coding sequence ATGAGCAGAGGATATGGCGCTGGTTTTGCGCTTTTAGTTGTATTGTTCATTCTATTAGTGATTATTGGGGCTTCGTATGTAGGCGGGTACGGTTATTAA